AATAGAATTTGAATTCCTAATATATCTTAATTCCAAATTGATGTTGAATTTGTAGATTAAGGAGGATTTTGTTATGGATAAATATAGATGTGGAATATGTGGTTATATATACGATCCAGAAAGGGGCGAACCAAGAAACAAAACGGATCCCGGCACTGCATTTGAAGATCTGCCTGATATGTGGTTCTGTCCATCTTGCGGTACAGCAAAAAGAAGGTTTAGAATTACCAAAAGACCTTAATTGAAAAAAAACTTTTTTTTAATTAAATTTTAATTTTTTTTTGTAAGAATTTTGATTATTTAAAAAAAAATGAATTAAAAAATTTAAGTTATGGTTGTGGTGAATTCAACCATATATCTGTTTTTCTGTTTACTTCATCCCAGTTAACAAGATTCCAGAATGCTTCAATATAATCTGGTCGTTTGTTCTTGTAATCAAGGTAGTATGCATGTTCCCACATATCAAGGACAAACATAATTCTAAATCCTGGAATTATATTTACGTTGTGCTTCTCTACCTGCATTATGAATATTCTATTAGTTTTCCTGCATAGAGTAACTACAGCCCAGCCAGAACCTTCCACACCTGCAGCGGCCTGTGTGAATTCTTTTTTAAATCTTTCAAAAGTTCCGAAATCTTTTTTTATATATTCTGCAATGGTTCCTGTTGGTTCTCCTCCACATTTATTTGCAGGACCCATATTCTGCCAGAAGTAGTTATGAAGAATAAAACCGCCTACATGAAAGGTTAATTCCTTTGCAACAGCTTTAATGTCAAATTCTGCAGTTTTTCTTGAATCGAATTTTTTCAAGATTGCATTAGCACCATCTACATATGCTTGGTGATGTTTATCATGGTGCAATTTCAATTGTTCCTCTGATATGTATGGTTCAAGATCCTTGTATCCATATGGTAGGTCAGGTAATTCATAATATTTTGTTTCCATACTTTCTCCTCCTTATATTATATATTCAATAAAATTTATCCTGAAAACAAATTAATTACCATTTATAGTAATTTCTGTAACATAACCACCAATCCAAACATTTATATTTATCTGAACGTTTTTTACCCTCCTCAATATCGGGTATTGGTGGAATTATAAGTCCTTTACCTATTATTTCATTATTTGGCCAATTTGCAGGTATTGCTACCTGTTTTTTCTCTATCTGGTTGAATCCTTCGATCATTCTGAGGATTTCATCTATATTACGGCCAAGTTCCTGTGGATAATAAAGTATTGCCCTTATTATTCCAGTTGGATCAATTATAAAAACCGCCCTAACAGTATTGGATGCCTTTGCAGGATGGATCAACCCAAGAGTTTTTGCTATTTCACCAGTGTCTGCAATTACAGGGAACTCTATTTCAATGTCAAGGTTATCTTTTATCCATTCAATCCATTTAAGATGTGAAAATATTTGGTCAACACTCAAGCCAATGAGTTCACAGTTTAGATCCTTGAATTGTTGATATCTAGCTTGGAAAGCAAAAAATTCTGTTGTACAGACAGGTGTAAAATCGGCAGGATGGCTGAAAAGAATAAACCATTTTTCTTTAAATGCTTTGGGAAGTTTAATCATCCCTTTTGTGGTTTGAACTTTCATTTTAGGGAATTCATCACCTATTAATGGTATTCCACATCCTTCTTTTTTCATTTTCTTAACCATATAAACCTTTTCGCCCATTAATTACACCACCATTTTTTAATAAATGTAGTACACAGTATTATGTTCATATTTTTATTTAAAAATTTCGGAAAATGAAAATAGATGGTTAATTCTTTTAAAAACTTTTTTAAATAAGTTTACAATGGAAATAATAATAGTTTTATTTAGAGGTAATTATAAAAAAAAAATAATTTGTAATTTTGAACTAAAAAAAAATGAAAAAAATATGTAGATTAGACGTTGGTTGGTGTGGTTGGAGGATTAAAAACTCGTTGAGCTAATTCACTGTCTAACATTAAAAGTGCACTTAGTGATTCATTGGCCATTTTAACCTTTTTAAGAACACCACTTGATGATTCTTCTTCTTCAACTTGTTCTGAAACAAACCACTGTAAGAAGTTGTTTGTTGCATGGTCTCCAAGAGAAATTGCAAGATTAACAAGCTGGTTTATTAATTCCGTGACCTTTTGTTCATGGGCATAAACATGTTCAAATACATCAAGTGCAGATTTCCACTCTGTTGGAGGTGAATCTATCCTTGTGAGTGTTACCCTATCACCTCTCTGAATTATAAAATCATATATCTTCATTGCATGTACTAATTCTTCCTGTGCCTGTACTCTCATCCAATTTGCAAATCCACTCATATCTTCAGATTCAAAATAGCTTCCCATTGAAAGATAAAGATATGATGAGTACATCTCTGCATTTAATTGGCTGTTTAAAGCATTAATCATTTTTTCATCCATTATTTTTCCCTCCTTTTAGAGAACTTTTAAAAAAAAATGTAAGAAAAAAATTTAGATTAATCTGTTTCCTCAAACAACTCCTTACCCACTCCGCAAAGAGGGCATACCCAATCATCAGGCAGATCTTCAAAAGATGTTCCAGGGTCTATTCCTGCATCAGGGTCTCCTACTTCAGGATCATATATGTATCCACATGCTGTACAAAGAAATTTCTTCATATTACATCTCCTCGAATTTTTTTTATAAATTAATATTTTTTTACTTATTTCTAATATTAATATGCTTTACTAATCTATTTAGGAATGAACCTGTTTAATCCTGCACCACATTGAGGACAACGCCAGTTATTTTTTAGATCATCAAATGGTGTTCCTGGAGCCGTATCCTTTCTGGGCTCACCGGCCTCAGGGTCATATACATAACCACATACCTTGCATTTGTATTTCTTCATGTAATGGCACCTCTTTTATATGAAATGTACAAAAATCGATTTCAGTTATTAATATTTATTTGGTTGTATTAGAATAAGAATTTTTTTGTTTGAATATAAAATATTCAGATAAACATTAAAAAAGAAACATTTAGAAATTCATTAATTTCCGATTAATAATTTTTTACTACTTCCCAAGTTTCAATATCGCCAACAACAATATGAAAAATCGGGTTAATATCTGGTATGGTCAATTTTTCAATTTCACTGTATTTAATTGGGTCTCTTGTTTTTAGTTTAGATTTGAGATGTTTGAGTTCATAAATGATTTGTCCCTGTGTCACATTAATCCTTACTTCAGTGAATTCAAGGCCTATTTTGTTTCTGTTAAAATTATAAGATCTTCTCTCTGATTCTCTGTATACATTCAAGAGGTAGGTGTTAATAGCAGCCAGAGGATTTTCATGATTTTTAAATCTAATAAGCTGGGGATGGTTTTTATAACCCTTAGTTTCTTCTTGAAGAACAGCTCTTGCAAGAAGTCCTTCCCTCCAAAGTGCAACCAGTCCCTTTGAATCCAGATATTTAGGATGAATGCTCCATAACCTCATTAAACCACCATGAACATATTATAAAAAGACTCATCTGATGATATTATTATACATCTGAATAATTGAAATAAATTTATTTAAAAAAAATATAGGAAAATCAAAATTATTTATTCTTCAAACTGGGAGAAGCTATCTCTTACTTCATAAACCTCAACTGTTGGATCAACACCAAATTTTTCAAATAACTTCACTTCTGTAGATGTTTCATCGTTGTCCATCATATTTTTTAGGATATCTTCATTTACCCATACACTTTCAATTTTATATAAATCAGGCACAACCAAATCTTTCAATAGATATGAAGCTACTAATCCATCAGTTATTCCTTCTTCTTTTATTGCAGCGTAAGCATCTTCAAAATCCTGTGATACAGTTTCATCTATTTTTCCTTTGATCATTGTTATTATTTCCATATTTTACACTCCTAATTTTTAATTTTTATAAATACAATAAATTGATTTAAATATTTCTTCTAAGTAAATTGAATAAATTATTACTCTTTTTTAACCAGAAGTACTGGTTTATTTACACTTTTCAAGGCGCTTTCAGCCACACTTCCCAAAATTAGTTTTACAAGACCGGTTTTTCCATGTGTAGCAATAACAACAAGATCTGTCTCTGTTTTTTTAACTATTTTTGCCATATCATGGGTTGGACTGCCAACTATTAGAACATCTTGAATAGTTACTTTCTCTTTTTCAGCCTTTTCCTTAACCTTTTTCAGTATAGATTTTCCCTCGTCTTCAAGAACTTCAAAGGGGTAAATTAGTTTATCATCTATAATATGGACTGCCACAATTGTTGAATTGAATTTCTTTGCTATTTCAATTGCAATATCCTCTGATCTTGCAGCAAAATCTGAACCGTCCGTTGGAACCATTATCCTCTCAAACAAAATCCATCCCTCCTCGTTGATATTCATAAAATTATTAGAATAATATTTTTTATGTTCAATATTAATCTTATACCTGATCGTTAAACCATAAAAAATCTTTATTACTTAAACCTGCCTTAGATGGTCTCCAACAACAAAGTTAACTCCACCAAGATGAAGTATGGGTTTGATATTTTCAACGTCAAGAAGTCCTTCTTTAATGGCATTTGTGGATGCATCCGCATCAACAACTTCGCCTACAACTAGTTTATGATCTCCTGAATCCTTTATCCAATACATTTTACATTCCATTGCGCCACACATTCACCAATCTTAGGGGGAGATACTTTAGATGATTTGATCTGTGTTAAACCTGCCTTTTCTATCTCATTTATATCTTCTGGAAATTTTTCACCGGTTATCCATAGTTTGTCCAGAATATCTTCATTGGGTATGTTAACAACGAATTCTTTTGTTTCTTCTATATTTTTAAAAGTGTGATGTGTGGGCACAGATGCAAAGGCTAAAAGTGGTGGGTTAATGGAAACAGGCATTGTAAAAGAAAATGGTGCAGCATTAACATTTCCATTTTTGCTTTTGGTTGTGACTATTATTGTTGGTCGGGGTGCTAACAACCTATATGCATTTTCTGGACCTGTTTGCTGGAATTTCATTTAAATACCTGCAAGTTGTTTTCTTAGTTCTTCAAAACCTATGAGATAATCTGCATTACACATTTTAATAAATTCTTCACATAATTCGTGTGGTTCTCCATCAGCTAAAAGTTCTCCATCATCCATAAGAATTGCTCTGGTGGAAACCTCTTCAACGAAATCCACATGATGGCTTACCATAAGTATTGTTGTGTCAAATTCTTTGTTAATCCTTTTAAGAGAGTTTGAAACAATTCGTAATGTAATAGGATCAAGGTCTCCAAAGGGTTCATCAAGTATCAGAACTTCGGGTTTAGAAGTTAAGATCAATGCCAATGTAGCTCTGACCTTCTGGCCACCAGAAAGTTCATAGGAACGTCTTTCAAGTATTTCCATTGGTAGATCAAGTGCCTTGAAAACTGGTTCGGCATACTTTTGAATTTCTGTTTCAGGAAAACTTGGGAAAAGTTTTTCAAGGATATCATGTGTTAAACCCACCTTCTCAAGTTTGCTTTTTGCCTCGGATTCAGGCAGATCTGTTAACTGGTAAAGTAAATCAAGCACAACTTCACTTATCCCCAATTCATTTGCAACCTTTTTTGCATGTGCAATAACATTTTCACCTTTAACACCTAATCTTCCAGCTATCTGGTCTTTTATTGTTGCATGGTGTACAAGTGAAAATTCCTGATGCATGAATCCTATTTTACGCCTTACATTCATTCGTACAATACCGGGTTCCTGCATATCAACCCAATCATGGTTGAGTTTGAATTTAACATCCCCACCATCAGGAACATCTAATCCTGCCATTATCCTGAGTAAAACAGTTTTTCCAGCTCCACTTTGTCCAATTAAAGAAATTATTTCGCCTTTTTTAACATCAAAATTAATATTTTCCATTTCCAGGACATTTCCTCCCTTTAAGAGTACAAATTTTTTCTTGATATCTTTAACCTTAATTATGGATTCTCCTATTGTATCTGGATCCCTTGGAGTTTCTGGTTCTTCCATTTCCATTATAAATTTAGGAATTATGGTTTCAGGAGTTCCTTCTCCAATTACTTTACCCGTCTCCATAAAGATAAGACGATCCGAAAGGTAAAGATGTACTTCAGGAAGATGTGAAACAATAACAACAGTTACACCCAGCTCTTCATTTATAGTTTTTATAGCGTTTAGTATATCCTGTTTCGTTTTAGGACATGACATCGTGGCTGGTTCATCTAATAACAATACTTTAGGCTTCTTTGCAAGTTGTCTTGCCATTATAAGCCTTTGTTTCTCTCCACCACTTAGAACTGGTGCGAAGTGATCAATCTTGTGCTCAAGACCTACAATCCTGAGTATTTCCCTTGCTTCTTCTCCAAATTCGTCGTATGCGAAATCAAAATTGGTTAATCCTTCATCACCATATTTAACTCCGTTTAATTTTCTTACAACATTTTGTAAAGCAGTTTCAGCCCATAATCCAAATGATCTTTGGAGGTGTATTGCAGTTGCATCTTTGAGCTTTCTGGAGTAGTATGGAGTTGAATCGAATTTAACATGGAAATCATCCAAATCTATTTCACCAGAATCAAAAGACTCAACACCCCTTAAAATTCTTAGAAGTGTACTTTTCCCGGATCCACTAACACCGATAATTCCAAGTATTTCTCCTTTTTTAACGTCAATTGATATATTATCCAAAGCCTTAATCTCTGCACCATCTTCAATTTTATAAGTCTTAGAAACATTTTTAACACTAATCATTGACTATCACCGTTATAGTATACCCTTAAATGAGAATTATATTAATTTTTTTTGTTTTACTTTTTATAAGTGCACCTTTGTATTCAGATCAATAATAAGTTATCTATAAATCTAGTAAAATTTAAGTTCCAACTAATGTAAAGAACTTGAATAATGTACATATGTTGATTAATGGATAATTGAGAGTAATTTATTAAGATTATAGTTCGTTAAATAAACAAACATAAAATAAAATCGAATTTGCGAGTGGTTAACATGAAATTCCGTATCAGAAATTATTCAGTAAGTTCAATTACTGGACTTATGGCAGTTATTGTATTCACAGTTTTCACATTTACATCACTTGTACTCTATCCTACACCTTACAACCCATTGTATGCCTGGCTCAGCAATTTAGGTAATATTTATTTAAATCCTTCAGGTTCTATTTTTTTTAACTTAGGCTGTTTTTATCGGGAATTATAATGATTCCATTTTTTGCAGGTCTCTATGAATAGAAGCCAATTAAAAAATTGAGTAAAATATTGTTAATTCTTGGAATGTTACTTGGAATCTATGCATCTGTATCATTAATAATGGTGGGTATATTTCCAGAAACACATTTACAACAACATTTGCTAGCAGCAGCGGGTGTTTTTAGTTCACTCTTTATTATAATTATACTTCTAAGTGTCGCGCTCTTTAACCATCCAAAATTCATACGTTTAATTGCTTATTATGGGATTATACCCATTATAATTGACATCATATTCCAGTTTATATCAAAGGGAAATAATTTGTTGGCTAATTTTCAACAAACAAATCCAGTTCCAGGTTTCGAATGGGCTGCTGTTTTCGCGTCTATTGCCTGGGTTGGATTTTTAGCCATAAACATGCTGATAAAAAAAGTTTAGAAAACTAATGAAATTTAAAAAAAAATATATCCCTCAAGAATCATGAATACAAATTCAGTAATCCCAAATTAATTTATTTAAAAAAAAATAAAAAGGTTAATTCTTATTTTAACCTAACATCTTTTTTATATCTTCTTTAGGGTCGCCTATAGGTGTTAATCCATAATTTTCTACCAAGACATTTAAAATATCTTCGTTAACCCATCCTGGTATTATTGGTCCCAGGTACATGTTTTTGATATCTAATGCTAGGAGGCTCCAAAGTATTGCTGCTGCTTTCTGTTCCATCCAACTTAAAACAAAAGTCAATGGTAGGTCATTAATCTCCATTCCAAAGAGTTCTGATAAAGCAACAACCACATCTATTCCAACTATGGCATCGTTACACTGTCCTAGATCTATTAATCTAGGTACACCTTCAATATCCCCTAATTCCATGTCATTGAATCTGTACTTTCCACATGCCAATGTTAATACGATTGTGTCTTCGGGAAGGTTCTTAACAAATTCGGTATAGTATGTTGCCTGTGGTTTAGGTGAATCACATCCACCAACAACAAAGAAGTGTTTAATCTTACCTGCTTCTACAAGCTCTTTGATCTTGCCTGCAAGTGATAGTATGGTTGAAGCTCCAAATCCTGTTGTTAAGACTTTGTCACGTGGTTCATCTTCTAGATCTGGTAGTGATTTTGCTATTTCAATTACAGGTGAGAAGTCGTAATCTTCTATATGTTTAACTCCTGGTAACTGTGCAACTCCAACTGTGAACATTCTTTCTTTGTACTCATCTTTAGGTAGGAGAACACAGTTTGATGTTCCAACTATTGCTGCAGGATATTTTGAGAATGTTTTCTTCTGGTCAAACCAAGGACCGCCTATCTGTCCTACCAAATGTTTGTACTTTCTGAGTCCAGGATATCCATGTGCAGGTAAAAGTTCAGAATGGGTGTATACATTGATTCCAGTTCCCTCTGTTTGTTTCAATAGTTCTTCTAATGCTTTCATACTATGACCTGTGGCTATAATCCCTTTACCTTTTACAGAGCCCACTTTGACTTCTGTTGGTGTTGGTTCCCCATAAGTTTCTATATGGGCTTTTTTTAATAGCTGCATTGCCTTAATATTCATCATTCCAGATTCTGTTGCTAGTTTAACAAACTCTCCTGCATCAAAATTCACATTAGTTAAGGTCGAATAGAATCCCTTTTCAAGAAATGCATCCACTTCAGGGTCTGTGTATCCTAATTCTCTAGAATGATAAAGGTATGCTGATATTCCTTTCATTGAGAATAATAAGTTGTCTTGAAGTCTTGCAACCGTTGCTTCTTTCCCGCAAACCCCTTTAACAGTACATCCAGTTTCAAATGCTGTTTGAGAACACTGGTAACAGAACATATCCAATTTTTCTGGC
This sequence is a window from Methanobacterium sp. SMA-27. Protein-coding genes within it:
- the hcp gene encoding hydroxylamine reductase — protein: MPEKLDMFCYQCSQTAFETGCTVKGVCGKEATVARLQDNLLFSMKGISAYLYHSRELGYTDPEVDAFLEKGFYSTLTNVNFDAGEFVKLATESGMMNIKAMQLLKKAHIETYGEPTPTEVKVGSVKGKGIIATGHSMKALEELLKQTEGTGINVYTHSELLPAHGYPGLRKYKHLVGQIGGPWFDQKKTFSKYPAAIVGTSNCVLLPKDEYKERMFTVGVAQLPGVKHIEDYDFSPVIEIAKSLPDLEDEPRDKVLTTGFGASTILSLAGKIKELVEAGKIKHFFVVGGCDSPKPQATYYTEFVKNLPEDTIVLTLACGKYRFNDMELGDIEGVPRLIDLGQCNDAIVGIDVVVALSELFGMEINDLPLTFVLSWMEQKAAAILWSLLALDIKNMYLGPIIPGWVNEDILNVLVENYGLTPIGDPKEDIKKMLG
- a CDS encoding superoxide dismutase; its protein translation is METKYYELPDLPYGYKDLEPYISEEQLKLHHDKHHQAYVDGANAILKKFDSRKTAEFDIKAVAKELTFHVGGFILHNYFWQNMGPANKCGGEPTGTIAEYIKKDFGTFERFKKEFTQAAAGVEGSGWAVVTLCRKTNRIFIMQVEKHNVNIIPGFRIMFVLDMWEHAYYLDYKNKRPDYIEAFWNLVNWDEVNRKTDIWLNSPQP
- a CDS encoding universal stress protein, with protein sequence MFERIMVPTDGSDFAARSEDIAIEIAKKFNSTIVAVHIIDDKLIYPFEVLEDEGKSILKKVKEKAEKEKVTIQDVLIVGSPTHDMAKIVKKTETDLVVIATHGKTGLVKLILGSVAESALKSVNKPVLLVKKE
- a CDS encoding flavin reductase family protein translates to MKFQQTGPENAYRLLAPRPTIIVTTKSKNGNVNAAPFSFTMPVSINPPLLAFASVPTHHTFKNIEETKEFVVNIPNEDILDKLWITGEKFPEDINEIEKAGLTQIKSSKVSPPKIGECVAQWNVKCIG
- a CDS encoding rubredoxin; the protein is MKKYKCKVCGYVYDPEAGEPRKDTAPGTPFDDLKNNWRCPQCGAGLNRFIPK
- a CDS encoding ATP-binding cassette domain-containing protein, which encodes MISVKNVSKTYKIEDGAEIKALDNISIDVKKGEILGIIGVSGSGKSTLLRILRGVESFDSGEIDLDDFHVKFDSTPYYSRKLKDATAIHLQRSFGLWAETALQNVVRKLNGVKYGDEGLTNFDFAYDEFGEEAREILRIVGLEHKIDHFAPVLSGGEKQRLIMARQLAKKPKVLLLDEPATMSCPKTKQDILNAIKTINEELGVTVVIVSHLPEVHLYLSDRLIFMETGKVIGEGTPETIIPKFIMEMEEPETPRDPDTIGESIIKVKDIKKKFVLLKGGNVLEMENINFDVKKGEIISLIGQSGAGKTVLLRIMAGLDVPDGGDVKFKLNHDWVDMQEPGIVRMNVRRKIGFMHQEFSLVHHATIKDQIAGRLGVKGENVIAHAKKVANELGISEVVLDLLYQLTDLPESEAKSKLEKVGLTHDILEKLFPSFPETEIQKYAEPVFKALDLPMEILERRSYELSGGQKVRATLALILTSKPEVLILDEPFGDLDPITLRIVSNSLKRINKEFDTTILMVSHHVDFVEEVSTRAILMDDGELLADGEPHELCEEFIKMCNADYLIGFEELRKQLAGI
- a CDS encoding pyrimidine dimer DNA glycosylase/endonuclease V → MRLWSIHPKYLDSKGLVALWREGLLARAVLQEETKGYKNHPQLIRFKNHENPLAAINTYLLNVYRESERRSYNFNRNKIGLEFTEVRINVTQGQIIYELKHLKSKLKTRDPIKYSEIEKLTIPDINPIFHIVVGDIETWEVVKNY
- a CDS encoding rubredoxin codes for the protein MDKYRCGICGYIYDPERGEPRNKTDPGTAFEDLPDMWFCPSCGTAKRRFRITKRP
- a CDS encoding ferritin produces the protein MMDEKMINALNSQLNAEMYSSYLYLSMGSYFESEDMSGFANWMRVQAQEELVHAMKIYDFIIQRGDRVTLTRIDSPPTEWKSALDVFEHVYAHEQKVTELINQLVNLAISLGDHATNNFLQWFVSEQVEEEESSSGVLKKVKMANESLSALLMLDSELAQRVFNPPTTPTNV
- a CDS encoding peroxiredoxin; this translates as MGEKVYMVKKMKKEGCGIPLIGDEFPKMKVQTTKGMIKLPKAFKEKWFILFSHPADFTPVCTTEFFAFQARYQQFKDLNCELIGLSVDQIFSHLKWIEWIKDNLDIEIEFPVIADTGEIAKTLGLIHPAKASNTVRAVFIIDPTGIIRAILYYPQELGRNIDEILRMIEGFNQIEKKQVAIPANWPNNEIIGKGLIIPPIPDIEEGKKRSDKYKCLDWWLCYRNYYKW
- the rd gene encoding rubredoxin; protein product: MKKFLCTACGYIYDPEVGDPDAGIDPGTSFEDLPDDWVCPLCGVGKELFEETD